In Fusarium oxysporum Fo47 chromosome XI, complete sequence, the following are encoded in one genomic region:
- a CDS encoding beta-lactamase superfamily domain-containing protein, translated as MAPSGFNSKINITHIGTATAILEIDGINFLTDPYFSPPETEWDVGITVLKQGETSDGPALRLQDLPPIDAVLLSHEDHPDNLDTLGRQLLDGRKVLTTMDGANNLAPRPGVRGLQPWETVSLEIGGRVFEITATPCQHLPGGECIGFVLTCAKFGHSNGKSNAIYFSGDTVYVPQLAEIGNKFNIVVALINLGCAVAGLPTGPVQITMDAKQAAQLVRAIGAKIMVPMHFESWEHFTQKGPEVRKVLQEEGMEDKTVYVNLGEKTCLI; from the coding sequence ATGGCCCCGTCAGGCTTTAACAGCAAGATTAACATCACTCACATCGGCACTGCCACTGCCATCCTAGAAATCGATGGCATCAACTTTCTAACGGATCCTTACTTCTCTCCCCCAGAGACTGAGTGGGATGTTGGCATCACTGTCCTAAAGCAAGGCGAAACGAGCGATGGCCCGGCCCTTCGCCTCCAGGATCTCCCGCCAATTGATGCTGTTCTCTTGAGTCATGAAGATCACCCCGACAACCTGGACACCCTTGGCCGCCAGCTCTTAGACGGACGCAAGGTACTTACAACAATGGACGGCGCGAATAACTTGGCTCCTCGCCCTGGAGTCCGTGGCTTGCAGCCATGGGAGACTGTCTCACTTGAGATCGGTGGAAGGGTCTTCGAGATCACCGCAACCCCTTGCCAACATTTGCCAGGTGGTGAGTGTATCGGCTTCGTCCTTACATGCGCCAAATTTGGCCATAGCAACGGAAAGTCCAACGCCATCTACTTCTCCGGAGACACGGTGTACGTACCGCAACTAGCCGAGATTGGCAACAAATTCAACATTGTAGTAGCCTTGATCAACCTCGGCTGTGCCGTTGCAGGGCTTCCTACTGGACCAGTGCAGATCACCATGGATGCAAAGCAGGCCGCGCAGCTTGTCAGGGCCATTGGGGCAAAGATAATGGTACCAATGCACTTTGAGTCTTGGGAGCATTTCACGCAAAAGGGACCGGAGGTTAGAAAGGTGCTCCAGGAAGAAGGAATGGAGGACAAGACAGTCTATGTCAATTTGGGAGAGAAGACTTGTTTAATTTAG